CATGCGAACATAGTGAATTCTACATTCCCATGTACAAATAAAATAAATTCAAAATATGCAAAGAGTGCACTATGTAAAGTGTTTTCCGTTGTTTGCCTTAACAACACCAGCCGTGAATGCGATATAAGTTGCTATAATTTTGGTATTCAAACGGGATGATTAACGATGCAAACTGCTGTTGAAACGGTTTCTTATTTTCATGGGACTTTCTGGGCGTTGGTGCCCTCTGTTGTCGCGATTGTCCTTGCGCTTATTACCAAGGAAGCCTATTCGTCTCTGTTTGTCGGAGTCTTGATTGGCGGACTTTTTATTAGTCAGGGGAGTTTCCCGGAATTCCTGGATGCGGTTTTCAAGAACGGTATGGTTAAGCAGGTGTCCGATCCGTGGAATGTGGGAATTCTTTTCTTCTTGGTGATGCTGGGTGCGATGGTTGCCCTGATGAACAAGTCGGGGGCTGCAGCTGCGTTTGGAAACTGGGCGAAATTGCATATTAAGTCCAGAGTTGGAGCGCAACTGGCGACGATTATCCTTGGCGTGCTGATTTTTGTGGACGACTACTTTAACTGTCTTACGGTGGGTAGCGTGATGCGTCCGGTTACAGATAAGTTTAAGCTCAGTCACGAAAAACTCGCCTACTTGATTGATGCAACGGCTGCTCCTATTTGCATTATCGCTCCGGTGAGTTCCTGGGCGGCTGCTGTCACGGGATTTGTTGAAGGAGAAGATGGATTAGGCCTTTTCGTGAAGGCGATACCGTTTAATTTTTATGCGCTGCTCACGATTGTGGCACTGTTTGCCTTGGTACTTTTGAAGGTGGATTTTGGCCCGATGAAAAAGTATGAATCTGCGGCCGAAATGATTGATGCGAAGATGGAAAAACTGAATATTGAACATACCCGCGGAACTGTACTAGATTTGGTATTCCCGATTGTGATGCTGATATTGTTCTGCGTAATCGGCTTGATTTATACGGGCGGATTCTTTGCTAGTGGCGAAGCGCATAAGGGCTTTGTCGATGCCTTTGGCAGTAGCGATGCCTCTGTTGGTCTTGTGCTGGGGAGCTTTGCGGCCTTTATCGTAACCGTGATTTGGTATTTGGGTCGTCGAGTCTTGAAACTTCGCAGGTGCTTAGAAAGCTTGCCCGAAGGTTTCAAGGCGATGGTTCCGGCTATCATAATCCTTGTTTTGGCTTGGAGCCTGAAGGGTGTTACCGATACGCTTGGCGCGAAAGACTTTGTGGCGGGACTCGTTTCGGGAAGTGCTGTGGGATTGATGAATTTTATGCCGGCGATTATTTTCTTGATTGGTATCGGCCTTGCTTTTGCGACAGGTACTTCGTGGGGAACGTTCGGCATTCTGATTCCGATCGTGGTGGCGGCATTCTCCAGCATCGATCCGAATTTGACGATTATCTCCATTTCTGCCTGTATGGCGGGGGCTGTGTGCGGCGACCATATTTCGCCCATTTCGGATACCACGATTATGGCAAGTGCCGGTGCCGAGTGTAACCATGTGAATCACGTGAATACCCAGTTGCCGTATGCCTTGAGTGTTGCGGCCATCAGTTTTGTAAGTTACATTGTCGCAGGCGTTACCCGTAGTGCCTTGCTTTCGCTCTTGGTAGGTGTCGTATTGGTTGTGGGTGGGTTGCTGCTTGTTAAAAAGCGGCAGTCGGTTGCCTGCAAAAAATAAGTCGGCTATCGCTTAATCTGCGCGGCGACGATAGCGAACATCATGATGGCACAGCCGCAGATTTCGCGGGCCGAAAGCTGTTCCCCTAAAATGGCCCAGCCCGCAAGTACGGCGAATACCGATTCGAGACTCATCGTGAGCGAGGCAATGGTGGGGTTCACCTTGTCCTGTGCGACAATCTGTAGCGTATAGGCGATGCCGCTCGAAAAGAAGGCGGCAAAGCATAACCCTGCGACGGCCCGCGGATTGATAAACGCGCTAGCGACCGTACTGAAGTCCATTTCTGGAAACTTGAGGTCAAAAATGATCATCAACGGTGCAGTCAGTACGCCGATGGTCAAGAATTGTATCGCTGAAACGCGAATCGGATCGACCTGGTTCGCGAACTTGTCGATGACCAAAATGTGGAATGAGAAGGCTAGCGCACAAAGTAACGAAACGCCATCCGAAAGTTCCAAAGAGAAACCGTCCTTGATGCAGAGCAGGTAAAGCCCGACGGTGGTAATCGCGACGCAAATCCATGTCTTAGGCGAAATGCGGTGCCCGAGAACGAGTCTCACGACCGGCACGAGTATTATGTAGCAGGCTGTCAGGAATCCGGACTTGCCGGCGGAGGTGCCGAGGAACATTCCGAGCTGTTGCAGGTTCATGGCGGTGCAAAGGGCGAGCCCGTAAAAGAATCCTGCTTTCCAAAGAAGCTTGGTTTCGGCGGGGGAGCACGGCCTGCGTGGACTCTTGCCGAATACATCGAGAACCTTAAAAACCAAGGCAAGGAACCCTGCCGCGATAAAGCAACGGATGCACGAAAAGGCAAACGGCCCGAAGGCGTTCCCTTCAATCTGGGCGACAAAGCCCGATCCCCAGA
This genomic stretch from Fibrobacter sp. UWH4 harbors:
- a CDS encoding DMT family transporter produces the protein MASFGYSLLLVLTAFIWGSGFVAQIEGNAFGPFAFSCIRCFIAAGFLALVFKVLDVFGKSPRRPCSPAETKLLWKAGFFYGLALCTAMNLQQLGMFLGTSAGKSGFLTACYIILVPVVRLVLGHRISPKTWICVAITTVGLYLLCIKDGFSLELSDGVSLLCALAFSFHILVIDKFANQVDPIRVSAIQFLTIGVLTAPLMIIFDLKFPEMDFSTVASAFINPRAVAGLCFAAFFSSGIAYTLQIVAQDKVNPTIASLTMSLESVFAVLAGWAILGEQLSAREICGCAIMMFAIVAAQIKR
- a CDS encoding Na+/H+ antiporter NhaC family protein — protein: MQTAVETVSYFHGTFWALVPSVVAIVLALITKEAYSSLFVGVLIGGLFISQGSFPEFLDAVFKNGMVKQVSDPWNVGILFFLVMLGAMVALMNKSGAAAAFGNWAKLHIKSRVGAQLATIILGVLIFVDDYFNCLTVGSVMRPVTDKFKLSHEKLAYLIDATAAPICIIAPVSSWAAAVTGFVEGEDGLGLFVKAIPFNFYALLTIVALFALVLLKVDFGPMKKYESAAEMIDAKMEKLNIEHTRGTVLDLVFPIVMLILFCVIGLIYTGGFFASGEAHKGFVDAFGSSDASVGLVLGSFAAFIVTVIWYLGRRVLKLRRCLESLPEGFKAMVPAIIILVLAWSLKGVTDTLGAKDFVAGLVSGSAVGLMNFMPAIIFLIGIGLAFATGTSWGTFGILIPIVVAAFSSIDPNLTIISISACMAGAVCGDHISPISDTTIMASAGAECNHVNHVNTQLPYALSVAAISFVSYIVAGVTRSALLSLLVGVVLVVGGLLLVKKRQSVACKK